From one Dysidea avara chromosome 9, odDysAvar1.4, whole genome shotgun sequence genomic stretch:
- the LOC136266117 gene encoding GPI-anchor transamidase-like isoform X2 — MAKAFCYQAVAALLYCALGVICSQHPPRSGHTNNWAVLICSSRYWFNYRHIANTLSIYHSVKRLGIPDSHIILMLADDMACNPRNAYPAKVFNNYRKNLNVYGDDVEVDYKGYEVTVANFLRILTGRLDHSVPRSKRLLSDDRSNILVYMTGHGGENFLKFQDSEEISNTELGDAFEQMWQKKRYHELMFIIDTCQGVSMYRDFYSPNILAVSSSHVGEDSLSHHSDEQIGVHIIDSWTYYALEFLNKVTPKSQATMQQFFDSFNPKLVKSNPGIRKDLFRRDLRKVLVTDFFGSVRNVELHNHTSRHTPSRSGTKSSSHDPEPSAAVLVNDDIHLNGSLATQPAWQHTELFLPLVVMVLIISIISIYWNS, encoded by the exons ATGGCTAAGGCGTTTTGTTATCAAGCTGTTGCGGCGTTGCTGTACTGTGCGTTAGGAGTTATATGTTCACAACACCCCCCTAGAAGTGGACACACCAACAACTGGGCAGTCTTG ATATGCTCGTCGCGATACTGGTTCAACTACAGACACATTGCTAACACCTTATCCATATACCACAGTGTCAAAAGGCTTGGAATACCAGACAG TCACATCATTCTAATGTTAGCAGATGACATGGCATGTAATCCTCGTAATGCATACCCAG CAAAAGTGTTCAACAACTACAGAAAGAACCTCAACGTTTATGGTGATGATGTAGAAGTTGACTATAAGGGCTACGAG GTTACCGTGGCAAACTTCCTACGTATTCTCACTG GGAGGTTGGACCACAGTGTACCAAGGTCAAAGAGGTTATTATCTGATGATCGTAGTAATATCTTGGTGTATATGACTG GACATGGTGGTGAAAACTTTCTCAAGTTTCAAGACTCAGAGGAAATATCTAACACAGAGTTGGGAGATGCTTTTGAGCAAATGTGGCAGAAGAAAAG ATATCATGAGCTAATGTTCATCATTGACACTTGTCAAGGAGTCTCCATGTACCGAGACTTTTACTCCCCTAATATACTAGCTGTGTCTAGTAGTCATGTTGGGGAGGACTCTTTATCA CATCATTCTGATGAGCAGATAGGTGTACACATTATCGACAGTTGGACGTACTATGCTCTTGAGTTCCTCAACAAAGTCACTCCAAAGAGTCAGGCTACCATGCAACAATTT TTTGATTCATTTAATCCAAAACTTGTCAAGTCAAATCCGGGAATTAGGAAGGATTTGTTCCGCAGAGATCTTAGGAAG GTGTTAGTGACTGATTTCTTTGGCAGTGTTCGGAATGTTGAACTGCACAACCACACCTCCCGTCACACCCCTAGTAGGAGTGGAACTAAAAG ttcatcacatgatccagaaCCATCAGCTGCAGTGTTAGTAAATGATGACATCCATTTG AATGGCTCCCTAGCAACACAACCAGCCTGGCAGCACACTGAACTGTTCCTTCCCTTGGTTGTCATGGTACTCATCATATCTATTATATCAATATATTGGAATAGTTGA
- the LOC136266117 gene encoding GPI-anchor transamidase-like isoform X1, with protein sequence MAKAFCYQAVAALLYCALGVICSQHPPRSGHTNNWAVLICSSRYWFNYRHIANTLSIYHSVKRLGIPDSHIILMLADDMACNPRNAYPAKVFNNYRKNLNVYGDDVEVDYKGYEVTVANFLRILTGRLDHSVPRSKRLLSDDRSNILVYMTGHGGENFLKFQDSEEISNTELGDAFEQMWQKKRYHELMFIIDTCQGVSMYRDFYSPNILAVSSSHVGEDSLSHHSDEQIGVHIIDSWTYYALEFLNKVTPKSQATMQQFFDSFNPKLVKSNPGIRKDLFRRDLRKVLVTDFFGSVRNVELHNHTSRHTPSRSGTKSSSHDPEPSAAVLVNDDIHLVIPQNGSLATQPAWQHTELFLPLVVMVLIISIISIYWNS encoded by the exons ATGGCTAAGGCGTTTTGTTATCAAGCTGTTGCGGCGTTGCTGTACTGTGCGTTAGGAGTTATATGTTCACAACACCCCCCTAGAAGTGGACACACCAACAACTGGGCAGTCTTG ATATGCTCGTCGCGATACTGGTTCAACTACAGACACATTGCTAACACCTTATCCATATACCACAGTGTCAAAAGGCTTGGAATACCAGACAG TCACATCATTCTAATGTTAGCAGATGACATGGCATGTAATCCTCGTAATGCATACCCAG CAAAAGTGTTCAACAACTACAGAAAGAACCTCAACGTTTATGGTGATGATGTAGAAGTTGACTATAAGGGCTACGAG GTTACCGTGGCAAACTTCCTACGTATTCTCACTG GGAGGTTGGACCACAGTGTACCAAGGTCAAAGAGGTTATTATCTGATGATCGTAGTAATATCTTGGTGTATATGACTG GACATGGTGGTGAAAACTTTCTCAAGTTTCAAGACTCAGAGGAAATATCTAACACAGAGTTGGGAGATGCTTTTGAGCAAATGTGGCAGAAGAAAAG ATATCATGAGCTAATGTTCATCATTGACACTTGTCAAGGAGTCTCCATGTACCGAGACTTTTACTCCCCTAATATACTAGCTGTGTCTAGTAGTCATGTTGGGGAGGACTCTTTATCA CATCATTCTGATGAGCAGATAGGTGTACACATTATCGACAGTTGGACGTACTATGCTCTTGAGTTCCTCAACAAAGTCACTCCAAAGAGTCAGGCTACCATGCAACAATTT TTTGATTCATTTAATCCAAAACTTGTCAAGTCAAATCCGGGAATTAGGAAGGATTTGTTCCGCAGAGATCTTAGGAAG GTGTTAGTGACTGATTTCTTTGGCAGTGTTCGGAATGTTGAACTGCACAACCACACCTCCCGTCACACCCCTAGTAGGAGTGGAACTAAAAG ttcatcacatgatccagaaCCATCAGCTGCAGTGTTAGTAAATGATGACATCCATTTG GTGATACCTCAGAATGGCTCCCTAGCAACACAACCAGCCTGGCAGCACACTGAACTGTTCCTTCCCTTGGTTGTCATGGTACTCATCATATCTATTATATCAATATATTGGAATAGTTGA
- the LOC136266114 gene encoding putative serine protease K12H4.7, which produces MLRLVTLFALCLYTSYAWRRPLLLHGRPENGMLKPPSCGYCERDEPANEQWFTQYLDHYDPQNSKTWQQRYFVNESFWTNKEKGPVFLMLGGEGPADPVWLAVNTDMMRNAEKFGALAILIEHRFYGKSQPTPDIETNNLRYLSSEQALADVANFHGFIVDKYKLTEKNRWISFGGSYSGALSAWLRIKYPHLISGAVATSAPVWPKLNFVEYLEVVQASLATSKQHEDCPNAVKVATTKLDAMLNNQDQWSSVESKFSIKPSLQDKNDVMNLASTLAGTFMGVVQYNRDNRAFEGATDNHTLDDLCDVMTDTSLGDELDRYAAVNSAYLKLTGQDHLDVRYQEFVDFMKGGVTWDSPAAEGARQWFYQTCSEFGYYQTSDSDNQPFGKMFPLSFAVQQCQDVFGPEYNQTFISSRIAWTTANYGSKNISKDVQNIVFPNGAIDPWHALGILKSLNPFTTAVYIMGTAHCANMYPPRKEDLQTLVNARQTISHRVGEFLTKG; this is translated from the exons ATGCTTCGACTAGTGACCTTGTTCGCTTTGTGCCTCTACACCAGCTATGCTTGGAGGCGACCACTACTGCTACACGGGAGACCAGAGAATGGCATGTTGAAACCACCCAGTTGTGGATATTGTGAGAGAGACGAGCCAGCAAATGAGCAATGGTTCACTCAGTACTTGGACCACTACGACCCTCAGAACTCGAAGACTTGGCAGCAGAGATACTTCGTAAACGAGTCATTCTGGACTAATAAAGAGAAAGGTCCCGTGTTTCTCATGTTGGGTGGAGAGGGACCTGCTGATCCGGTTTGGTTAGCTGTGAACACAGACATGATGAGAAATGCGGAGAAGTTCGGAGCACTGGCCATCCTGATTGAACACCG GTTTTATGGTAAGAGTCAACCCACCCCAGATATAGAAACTAACAACCTGCGTTACCTGAGCAGTGAACAAGCATTAGCTGATGTAGCTAACTTTCATGGCTTCATAGTTGACAAGTATAAACTAACAGAGAAGAATCGTTGGATCTCATTTGGAGGGTCATACTCTGGAGCCCTATCAGCCTGGCTGAGGATCAAGTATCCTCACTTGATATCAGGAGCAGTAGCTACCAGTGCTCCGGTCTGGCCCAAACTGAACTTTGTGGAGTACCTGGAGGTGGTACAGGCATCACTGGCCACATCAAAACAACATGAGGATTGTCCTAATGCTGTGAAAGTGGCTACGACAAAGTTGGATGCCATGTTGAATAATCAAGATCAGTGGAGCAGTGTGGAGAGCAAATTTAG TATCAAGCCAAGCCTACAGGACAAGAATGACGTGATGAACTTGGCCAGTACATTGGCTGGCACCTTTATGGGCGTAGTTCAGTATAACCGTGACAACCGAGCATTTGAG GGTGCCACTGACAACCACACTCTTGATGACCTGTGTGATGTCATGACTGATACTTCCCTTGGTGATGAACTGGACCGATATGCTGCTGTTAACTCTGCCTACCTCAAGCTCACTGGTCAAGACCACCTTGATGTTAGGTATCAAGAATTTGTTGACTTCATGAAGGGTGGTGTCACCTGGGACAGTCCAGCAGCTGAGGGAG CTCGCCAGTGGTTCTACCAAACTTGTTCTGAGTTTGGCTACTACCAGACATCGGACAGTGACAATCAACCATTTGGAAAAATGTTCCCGCTCAGTTTTGCAGTTCAGCAGTGCCAGGATGTGTTTGGACCAGAATACAATCAGACCTTCATCTCATCACGTATAGCATGGACAACAGCTAACTATGGCAGTAAAAACATCAGTAAAGATGTTCAGAATATTGTTTTCCCAAATGGTGCCATCGACCCATGGCATGCTCTGGGTATATTGAAATCATTGAACCCTTTCACCACTGCAGTGTACATCATGGGTACTGCTCACTGTGCTAACATGTACCCACCAAGGAAGGAAGATTTGCAGACTTTGGTGAACGCCAGACAAACCATCTCACATAGAGTGGGAGAGTTTCTCACAAAGGGATGA
- the LOC136266401 gene encoding probable serine/threonine-protein kinase DDB_G0280461 isoform X2 — translation MDLEDSKQDLEDEMLAKTLDSLQNIKKLNEVVDLNEEIGRGAYGTVKKVSLYGTPCAAKDVHAILIDYADERELKAIKIKYLNECINCSKLLHPNIVQFLGIHYPSEDAQLPWLVMEKMDCNLTSFLVNHSQGNVSVNAKISIVHDVSLGLKYLHTQDFIHRDLSSNNILLTKHLTAKIADLGVAKLLDPDDPKTHTLAPGTLHFLPPEATCANPQYGKPVDVFSLGCVMIHLMTHDWPDTGTCDNAALSEIEKRKPYLDRIQEPRELKELIIRCLMDDPKHRLTIDTVMSEVEKLKDCTFG, via the exons ATGGATCTTGAAGACAGTAAACAA GACTTGGAAGATGAAATGCTAGCAAAGACACTGGATTCTTTGCAAAATATCAAAAAGCTTAATGAAGTAGTGGATTTGAATGAAGAGATAGGCAGAGGTGCTTATGGGACTGTGAAGAAAGTGTCACTATATGGTACACCTTGTGCTGCCAAAGATGTCCATGCTATTCTTATTGACTATGCTGACGAAAGAGAACTGAAAGccattaaaataaaatatttaaatgaATGCATTAACTGTAGTAAACTGCTACACCCCAATATAGTCCAGTTCCTAGGTATCCACTACCCCAGTGAAGATGCTCAACTACCATGGCTTGTTATGGAGAAAATGGATTGCAATTTGACTAGTTTCTTAGTAAATCACTCACAGGGTAATGTCTCTGTAAATGCAAAGATTTCCATAGTTCATGATGTTTCACTTGGCTTGAAGTACCTACATACTCAAGATTTCATACACAGAGATCTTTCCTCCAATAATATACTCTTAACAAAACACCTCACTGCCAAGATTGCTGATCTTGGTGTGGCTAAATTGTTGGATCCAGATGATCCCAAGACACACACACTAGCTCCAGGCACTCTACACTTTCTACCACCAgaagctacatgtgctaatccACAGTATGGAAAACCAGTAGATGTGTTTTCACTAGGCTGCGTCATGATACATTTGATGACCCATGATTGGCCGGATACTGGTACTTGTGATAATGCTGCTTTATCAGAGATAGAGAAAAGAAAGCCATATTTGGACAGGATTCAAGAGCCAAGAGAACTGAAGGAGTTAATTATCAGGTGCTTAATGGATGACCCAAAACATCGCCTTACCATAGATACAGTGATGTCAGAAGTGGAAAAGTTAAAAGATTGCACATTTGGCTAG
- the LOC136266401 gene encoding probable serine/threonine-protein kinase DDB_G0281745 isoform X1, giving the protein MQICKRQCCRDRTAYELYARRLSLSEPLQLECDSAFSAGDKIPISISLNNLETARMDLEDSKQDLEDEMLAKTLDSLQNIKKLNEVVDLNEEIGRGAYGTVKKVSLYGTPCAAKDVHAILIDYADERELKAIKIKYLNECINCSKLLHPNIVQFLGIHYPSEDAQLPWLVMEKMDCNLTSFLVNHSQGNVSVNAKISIVHDVSLGLKYLHTQDFIHRDLSSNNILLTKHLTAKIADLGVAKLLDPDDPKTHTLAPGTLHFLPPEATCANPQYGKPVDVFSLGCVMIHLMTHDWPDTGTCDNAALSEIEKRKPYLDRIQEPRELKELIIRCLMDDPKHRLTIDTVMSEVEKLKDCTFG; this is encoded by the exons GTTTGTCCTTAAGTGAGCCACTACAATTAGAGTGTGATTCAGCTTTTTCAGCTGGTGATAAAATTCCCATTAGCATCAGCTTAAACAACTTGGAGACAGCAAGGATGGATCTTGAAGACAGTAAACAA GACTTGGAAGATGAAATGCTAGCAAAGACACTGGATTCTTTGCAAAATATCAAAAAGCTTAATGAAGTAGTGGATTTGAATGAAGAGATAGGCAGAGGTGCTTATGGGACTGTGAAGAAAGTGTCACTATATGGTACACCTTGTGCTGCCAAAGATGTCCATGCTATTCTTATTGACTATGCTGACGAAAGAGAACTGAAAGccattaaaataaaatatttaaatgaATGCATTAACTGTAGTAAACTGCTACACCCCAATATAGTCCAGTTCCTAGGTATCCACTACCCCAGTGAAGATGCTCAACTACCATGGCTTGTTATGGAGAAAATGGATTGCAATTTGACTAGTTTCTTAGTAAATCACTCACAGGGTAATGTCTCTGTAAATGCAAAGATTTCCATAGTTCATGATGTTTCACTTGGCTTGAAGTACCTACATACTCAAGATTTCATACACAGAGATCTTTCCTCCAATAATATACTCTTAACAAAACACCTCACTGCCAAGATTGCTGATCTTGGTGTGGCTAAATTGTTGGATCCAGATGATCCCAAGACACACACACTAGCTCCAGGCACTCTACACTTTCTACCACCAgaagctacatgtgctaatccACAGTATGGAAAACCAGTAGATGTGTTTTCACTAGGCTGCGTCATGATACATTTGATGACCCATGATTGGCCGGATACTGGTACTTGTGATAATGCTGCTTTATCAGAGATAGAGAAAAGAAAGCCATATTTGGACAGGATTCAAGAGCCAAGAGAACTGAAGGAGTTAATTATCAGGTGCTTAATGGATGACCCAAAACATCGCCTTACCATAGATACAGTGATGTCAGAAGTGGAAAAGTTAAAAGATTGCACATTTGGCTAG